The following coding sequences lie in one Azospirillum humicireducens genomic window:
- a CDS encoding SH3 domain-containing protein: MLVRRSVLAMLALTMGLGAVCGSAVPGGTVFAGAALAAEPRTENRKDPTRASGLPIPRFVTVRVGEVNLRSGPNGSYPIEWVFRRKDMPVEIIQEFDTWRRIRDWEGAEGWVHQSALSGRRGVLIVGQTRTVHEAPRSDSPVAARAEPGVIGSLKKCRDDWCEVELKGYRGWMKRADFWGTYAGERIE; encoded by the coding sequence ATGCTCGTCCGCCGCTCCGTCCTCGCCATGCTGGCCCTGACGATGGGACTGGGCGCGGTTTGCGGCAGCGCTGTCCCCGGCGGCACGGTGTTCGCCGGCGCGGCCCTGGCCGCCGAGCCGCGGACGGAGAACCGCAAGGACCCGACCCGCGCCTCGGGCCTGCCGATCCCCCGCTTCGTCACCGTGCGTGTCGGCGAGGTGAATTTGCGCTCCGGTCCCAACGGCAGCTATCCCATCGAGTGGGTGTTCCGCCGCAAGGACATGCCGGTGGAGATCATCCAGGAATTCGACACCTGGCGCCGCATCCGCGACTGGGAGGGGGCGGAAGGCTGGGTGCACCAGAGCGCGCTGTCGGGCCGCCGCGGCGTCCTGATCGTCGGGCAGACCCGCACCGTGCACGAGGCACCGCGCAGCGACAGCCCGGTGGCGGCGCGGGCCGAGCCGGGCGTCATCGGATCGCTGAAGAAGTGCCGCGACGACTGGTGCGAGGTGGAGCTGAAAGGCTATCGCGGCTGGATGAAGCGCGCCGATTTCTGGGGCACCTACGCCGGCGAGAGGATCGAGTGA